The following coding sequences are from one Delphinus delphis chromosome 19, mDelDel1.2, whole genome shotgun sequence window:
- the TUBD1 gene encoding tubulin delta chain isoform X1: MSIVTVQLGQCGNQIGFEVFDALFSDSHCPQGLCSKRENEAYQASCKERFFSEEENGVPIARAVLVDMEPKVINQTLSKAAHSGRWKYGQHSCFCQKQGSGNNWAYGYSVHGPRHEESIMNLIQKEVEKCDSLNGFFIIMSMAGGTGSGLGAFVTQNLQDQYSNSLKMNQIIWPYGTGEVIVQNYNSILTLSHLYRSSDALLVHENDAVHKICAKLMNIKQISFRDINQVLAHQLGSVFQPTYSGEGSFHYRRNPLGDLMENLVPHPEFKMLGVRNIPQMSENSLAYSTFTWAGLLKHLRQMLISNAKMEEGIDWQVRPPLSGLPTRGKMSLNKESHFNTSIANLVILRGKDVHSAELGAFKDPALYTSWLEPVHAFSVWKTQRAFSKYEKSAALVSNSQFLVKPLDTIVGKAWNMFASKAYIHQYTKFGIEEEDFLDSFTLLEQVIASYCNLGF; encoded by the exons ATGTCAATAGTAACAGTGCAGCTTGGTCAATGTGGCAATCAGATTGGTTTTGAAGTGTTTGATGCTTTATTTAGTGACTCACACTGTCCCCAGGGACTCTGCTCTAAAAGGGAGAATGAGGCATATCAAGCATCTTGCAAAGAAAGATTCTTCAGTGAGGAGGAAAATGGAG ttCCAATTGCTCGTGCTGTACTTGTTGACATGGAACCTAAAGTTATCAATCAAACACTGTCAAAGGCTGCCCATTCTGGCCGATGGAAATATGGCCAGCATTCATGCTTCTGTCAAAAACAAGGTTCTGGAAACAACTGGGCATATGG ATACTCTGTTCATGGACCTAGGCATGAAGAATCTATAATGAACCTAATCCAGAAGGAAGTGGAGAAATGCGATTCTTTGAATGGTTTTTTCATCATAATGAGTATGGCCGGAGGCACAGGATCAGGGCTAGGAGCCTTCGTTACACAGAACTTACAAGATCAGTACTCAAACTCTTTGAAAATGAATCAGATTATATGGCCTTATGGAACTGGTGAG gttATTGTTCAGAACTACAATTCCATTTTGACACTTTCTCACTTGTACCGATCTTCAGATGCCCTCCTTGTTCATGAGAATGATGCTGTTCATAAGATCTGTGCGAAACTGATGAATATCAAGCAGATCTCCTTCCGTGATATAAATCAAGTCCTCGCACATCAGCTGGGAAGTGTGTTCCAGCCTACTTACTCTGGGGAAGGCTCATTTCACTACAGAAGAAACCCACTAG gagACTTAATGGAGAATTTAGTTCCCCATCCAGAATTCAAGATGCTGGGTGTTCGTAACATTCCTCAAATGTCTGAGAATTCACTGGCATACAGCACATTTACTTGGGCTGGCCTCCTCAAGCATTTGAGACAGATGCTCATTTCTAATGCGAAAATGGAAGAAG gtATTGATTGGCAGGTACGGCCTCCTTTATCAGGACTTCCTACGCGTGGTAAAATGTCTCTCAACAAGGAGTCTCATTTTAACACTTCCATTGCTAACTTGGTCATCCTTCGTGGGAAAGACGTACATAGTGCGGAGCTGG GAGCATTTAAAGATCCAGCTCTCTATACTTCCTGGTTAGAGCCTGTTCATGCTTTCAGTGTGTGGAAAACCCAGCGAGCCTTTAGCAAATATGAGAAGTCTGCAGCGTTGGTCAGCAATAGCCAGTTCTTAGTAAAACCACTTGACACGATTGTGGGCAAAGCATGGAATATGTTTGCTTCAaa AGCCTACATTCATCAGTACACAAAATTTGGAATTGAAGAAGAGGATTTTTTGGACAGTTTCACATTGTTAGAACAGGTTATTGCTAGTTACTGCAACCTCGGATTTTGA
- the TUBD1 gene encoding tubulin delta chain isoform X2 — protein MSIVTVQLGQCGNQIGFEVFDALFSDSHCPQGLCSKRENEAYQASCKERFFSEEENGVPIARAVLVDMEPKVINQTLSKAAHSGRWKYGQHSCFCQKQGSGNNWAYGYSVHGPRHEESIMNLIQKEVEKCDSLNGFFIIMSMAGGTGSGLGAFVTQNLQDQYSNSLKMNQIIWPYGTGEVIVQNYNSILTLSHLYRSSDALLVHENDAVHKICAKLMNIKQISFRDINQVLAHQLGSVFQPTYSGEGSFHYRRNPLGIDWQVRPPLSGLPTRGKMSLNKESHFNTSIANLVILRGKDVHSAELGAFKDPALYTSWLEPVHAFSVWKTQRAFSKYEKSAALVSNSQFLVKPLDTIVGKAWNMFASKAYIHQYTKFGIEEEDFLDSFTLLEQVIASYCNLGF, from the exons ATGTCAATAGTAACAGTGCAGCTTGGTCAATGTGGCAATCAGATTGGTTTTGAAGTGTTTGATGCTTTATTTAGTGACTCACACTGTCCCCAGGGACTCTGCTCTAAAAGGGAGAATGAGGCATATCAAGCATCTTGCAAAGAAAGATTCTTCAGTGAGGAGGAAAATGGAG ttCCAATTGCTCGTGCTGTACTTGTTGACATGGAACCTAAAGTTATCAATCAAACACTGTCAAAGGCTGCCCATTCTGGCCGATGGAAATATGGCCAGCATTCATGCTTCTGTCAAAAACAAGGTTCTGGAAACAACTGGGCATATGG ATACTCTGTTCATGGACCTAGGCATGAAGAATCTATAATGAACCTAATCCAGAAGGAAGTGGAGAAATGCGATTCTTTGAATGGTTTTTTCATCATAATGAGTATGGCCGGAGGCACAGGATCAGGGCTAGGAGCCTTCGTTACACAGAACTTACAAGATCAGTACTCAAACTCTTTGAAAATGAATCAGATTATATGGCCTTATGGAACTGGTGAG gttATTGTTCAGAACTACAATTCCATTTTGACACTTTCTCACTTGTACCGATCTTCAGATGCCCTCCTTGTTCATGAGAATGATGCTGTTCATAAGATCTGTGCGAAACTGATGAATATCAAGCAGATCTCCTTCCGTGATATAAATCAAGTCCTCGCACATCAGCTGGGAAGTGTGTTCCAGCCTACTTACTCTGGGGAAGGCTCATTTCACTACAGAAGAAACCCACTAG gtATTGATTGGCAGGTACGGCCTCCTTTATCAGGACTTCCTACGCGTGGTAAAATGTCTCTCAACAAGGAGTCTCATTTTAACACTTCCATTGCTAACTTGGTCATCCTTCGTGGGAAAGACGTACATAGTGCGGAGCTGG GAGCATTTAAAGATCCAGCTCTCTATACTTCCTGGTTAGAGCCTGTTCATGCTTTCAGTGTGTGGAAAACCCAGCGAGCCTTTAGCAAATATGAGAAGTCTGCAGCGTTGGTCAGCAATAGCCAGTTCTTAGTAAAACCACTTGACACGATTGTGGGCAAAGCATGGAATATGTTTGCTTCAaa AGCCTACATTCATCAGTACACAAAATTTGGAATTGAAGAAGAGGATTTTTTGGACAGTTTCACATTGTTAGAACAGGTTATTGCTAGTTACTGCAACCTCGGATTTTGA